A window from Telopea speciosissima isolate NSW1024214 ecotype Mountain lineage chromosome 8, Tspe_v1, whole genome shotgun sequence encodes these proteins:
- the LOC122672009 gene encoding uncharacterized protein LOC122672009 yields MAEEKRIEELSFPILLTEQIRKAVEEAESCKVECSDVGKQVERLSQMLQFAVQFATSTPSLYDRLVRCIFSNVTKNLERALTLVCKCKHSGLLSCAVTITSVTDFRKSINLLDASIDDMKWLLSIFDSVTFGGIEVSLPPIANNDPILPWVWSFMAFIQMGPLPDQVEAANQLALLAIDNYRNKKIIVEEGGVPPLLKLLKEGASPNAQIAAATALLNLATDQERIRIIARELGIPVIVQVLFDSSMRVQSGVANL; encoded by the coding sequence ATGgcggaagagaagagaatagaagaacTATCTTTCCCAATTTTATTAACGGAGCAAATACGCAAGGCTGTGGAGGAAGCTGAGTCCTGCAAGGTGGAGTGCTCCGACGTGGGGAAACAGGTGGAGCGTCTCTCTCAAATGCTCCAGTTCGCCGTCCAATTCGCCACCTCCACTCCTTCCCTCTACGACCGCCTTGTGCGCTGCATCTTCTCCAACGTCACTAAGAACCTAGAGCGTGCCCTAACACTGGTCTGCAAGTGTAAGCACAGTGGCCTCCTTAGCTGCGCTGTCACAATCACCAGCGTCACTGACTTCCGCAAGTCCATCAACCTGCTGGACGCCTCCATCGACGACATGAAGTGGCTACTTAGCATCTTCGACTCTGTTACCTTCGGAGGCATCGAGGTCTCCCTCCCGCCCATCGCTAATAACGACCCAATCCTCCCTTGGGTCTGGTCCTTCATGGCTTTTATCCAAATGGGTCCCTTGCCTGATCAGGTCGAGGCTGCAAACCAGCTAGCCCTTCTCGCCATCGACAACTACCGGAACAAGAAGATCATCGTTGAGGAGGGCGGCGTTCCTCCACTCCTGAAGCTCTTGAAGGAAGGTGCCTCTCCCAATGCCCAAATTGCAGCTGCTACTGCCTTGCTCAACCTCGCCACCGACCAGGAAAGGATTCGCATCATCGCCAGAGAGCTTGGGATTCCGGTAATAGTGCAGGTTCTCTTCGATTCATCCATGAGGGTTCAGAGTGGTGTTGCCAATTTATGA
- the LOC122670683 gene encoding glycosyltransferase family 92 protein RCOM_0530710-like, whose translation MHICHCKQMDSELQCRKRKHIPRRTPSSSLLSCHYSISVSLLLLLLCFCCFVLLLNSFSTIGSSPFRPVLIVSRLPLLSSSALAVSNSILHSSADHNDGGPLPFIVEDRVLFSDHVLLVVSKRRTITTKGLSLLHWNAALNCVYHPLPSFSNTNNSIESNELDPKNRHSISLSLLSVDEFDGYRSIARCPTPPANHSAWVLLERTGIRETQRSRGEELQDDASVGIGIDHPVHSWETSLVYGAALDGDTAVVFVKGLNLRPDRASDPTQFVCHFGWGNWQRNPHFVFTTQALTAAQEVVRCSLPITIRNNPSRANGIRVTIGVASLGTSGRVRTTPPLYIPLPSVAKIFHFTTTTAAVKKKYEMCVCTMVWNQASSLREWITYHAWLGVERWFIYDNNSDDNIKQVIDELDQENYNVSRHVWPWLKTQEAGFSHCTVRAKAECNWVGFMDVDEFFYFPVPSANRGIPTDSLGYPGRDSLKTLVANFSSSTTIGEIRTSCHSFGPSGLRTPPSQGVTVGYTCRLQSPERHKSIVRPNALDDTLLNVIHHFRLKTGYTYLNLPQSTAIINHYKYQVWEAFRAKFFRRVATYVAYWQENQNEGSKDRAPGLGTEAIEPPNWPLQFCEVWDTGLRDFVMANLADPANGVLPWWGSSLQ comes from the coding sequence ATGCACATATGCCATTGCAAGCAAATGGATTCTGAGCTGCAGTGCCGCAAGCGAAAGCACATCCCAAGACGAACTCCTTCGTCCTCTCTACTCTCCTGCCACTATTCCATTTCcgtctctctccttctcctcctcctctgcttcTGCTGCTTCGTCCTCCTCCTTAACAGCTTCTCCACCATTGGCTCGTCTCCCTTCCGTCCCGTTCTGATCGTCTCCCGCTTACCTCTGCTGTCGTCTTCAGCATTGGCCGTGAGCAATTCCATCTTACATTCTTCTGCCGATCATAATGACGGGGGACCATTGCCATTCATTGTTGAGGATCGGGTCTTGTTCTCTGACCATGTTTTGCTGGTGGTTTCCAAGAGGAGAACGATAACGACGAAGGGTCTATCTCTGCTTCATTGGAACGCAGCATTGAATTGTGTCTACCATCCTCTGCCCTCCTTCAGTAACACCAACAATTCTATTGAATCCAATGAGTTAGATCCCAAGAACCGCCACAGCATCTCACTTTCCCTTCTGTCTGTAGACGAATTCGATGGTTACAGGTCAATTGCCCGGTGTCCCACACCTCCAGCTAATCACTCTGCTTGGGTTCTCCTGGAGAGGACTGGAATTAGAGAGACTCAGCGCAGCAGAGGAGAAGAATTACAAGATGATGCGTCggttggaattggaattgatcATCCAGTTCATTCATGGGAGACGTCGCTGGTCTACGGTGCAGCTCTGGATGGGGACACGGCCGTGGTGTTCGTTAAAGGATTGAATCTTCGCCCTGATAGAGCCTCTGATCCGACGCAATTCGTCTGCCACTTCGGATGGGGAAATTGGCAGAGAAATCCCCACTTCGTTTTCACCACACAGGCCCTTACTGCAGCACAGGAAGTTGTCCGGTGCTCTCTCCCTATTACCATTCGAAACAATCCCTCTAGAGCCAATGGAATCCGAGTCACCATTGGTGTAGCTTCATTGGGAACATCAGGCAGAGTGAGGACTACTCCTCCCCTTTATATTCCCCTACCTTCCGTCGCTAAGATCTTCCatttcaccaccaccactgccgcgGTGAAGAAGAAATATGAGATGTGTGTATGCACCATGGTATGGAACCAAGCCTCCTCCCTGCGGGAATGGATCACCTACCATGCCTGGCTTGGGGTTGAGCGCTGGTTCATCTATGACAACAACAGTGACGACAATATCAAGCAAGTGATTGACGAACTCGATCAAGAGAATTACAATGTTAGCAGGCACGTCTGGCCTTGGCTCAAGACCCAGGAAGCTGGTTTCTCACACTGCACCGTCAGGGCAAAGGCGGAATGCAATTGGGTGGGATTCATGGATGTTGATGAGTTCTTCTACTTCCCTGTTCCCTCTGCAAACAGAGGGATTCCGACCGATAGCTTGGGATACCCAGGTCGAGATTCTCTTAAAACCCTCGTCGCAAATTTCTCCTCCTCAACAACCATCGGTGAGATCAGGACATCCTGCCACAGCTTTGGACCGTCAGGGCTAAGAACGCCTCCTTCACAGGGAGTGACAGTGGGCTACACCTGCCGGCTCCAGAGCCCTGAAAGGCACAAATCCATCGTACGCCCCAATGCTCTCGACGATACACTACTCAATGTGATTCACCATTTCCGGCTAAAGACAGGGTACACGTACCTCAACCTGCCACAGAGTACAGCCATCATAAATCACTACAAGTACCAGGTGTGGGAAGCTTTCAGGGCCAAGTTCTTTCGAAGGGTTGCCACCTACGTCGCATACTGGCAAGAGAACCAGAATGAGGGATCGAAAGACAGGGCCCCTGGGCTTGGGACTGAGGCCATTGAGCCACCCAATTGGCCACTTCAGTTCTGTGAGGTATGGGACACAGGGCTCAGGGACTTCGTAATGGCCAACCTGGCTGATCCTGCAAATGGGGTATTACCCTGGTGGGGGAGCTCTCTTCAGTGA